From Herbaspirillum sp. WKF16:
CGCTGATCGTCGGCCCTTGCGTGGCGGCGCCGCTGGCCGGCGCGCTGATCTACATCAGCCAGAGCGGCAACGTGCTGCTGGGCGGCGGCGCCCTGTTTGCGATGGCCACCGGCATGAGCGTGCCGCTGCTGCTGATCGGCGCTTCTGCGGGCGCGATGCTGCCGGGCGCCGGCGCATGGATGGGTGCGGTCAAGCGCTTCTTCGGCGTGCTCATGCTGGGCACCGCGCTGTGGATGGTGGCCCCGGTCATCCCCGATTGGCTGCAGGTGCTCGGCTGGGCGGCATTGGGCATCGGCTATGGCGCGTTCTTGCTGTGGTCGACGCCGGCCGGCTGGGTGGCGCGCGGTTTCGGCCTGGCGTTCGCGGCCCTGGGGTTGCTGCAACTGGTCAGCGTCGCCACCGGCGGGCGCGACGCGCTGGCGCCGCTGTCGCACCTGCGGGCGCAGGGCGACGCATCCGGTGCGCAAGGAGCGCATACCCACTTCGCGCGGGTGCGCTCCTCGGCCGAGCTGGATGCCGCGCTGGCGCAGAACGCCGCCGGCGAGCGTCGTCCGGTGATGCTGGATTTCTATGCCGACTGGTGCGTCTCCTGCAAGGAAATGGAGCGTTTCACCTTCACCGATGCGCGCGTCAAGCAAAGCTTCGAGCGCATGCTGCTGCTGCAGATCGACGTCACCGCCAACAATGGCGACGACCGCGCCATGCTCAAGCGCTTCAATCTGTTCGGGCCGCCCGGCATCATGTTCTTCAATGCCGACGGCCGGGAGCTGGCAGACCGGCGCGTGATCGGTTACCAGGATGCCGATCGCTTCAGCGCGACCCTGCAGAGCCTGCAATAGCAAAGCGCAAACCGGATTGGATTGCGGGAAGTTGCGTCGGCAGAAACCGGGATTTCGTCATTGCGCCGGGTTATTTGGTTACGCCTTAATAGTTGTTGGACTTCAATGGGACGCAGGTTATAGTCTGCGTTCTTTACCCTCACCCTCTCGGACAAGGAGACCGTCATGACGCTGCGCCTGGGCGATACCGCACCTGATTTCGAACAAGAATCCTCCATCGGCAAGATCAAATTCCACGACTGGGCGGGGGACTCCTGGATCGTGCTGTTCTCGCATCCGGCCGACTTCACGCCGGTCTGCACCACCGAGCTGGGCCTGACGGCCAAGCTCAAGCCTGAATTCGACAAGCGCAACGTCAAGGCCATCGCCCTGTCGGTGGACGGCGCCGAAGCCCACCAGCAATGGATCAAGGACATCGAGGACACCCAGCAGACCGTGGTCGGCTTCCCCATCGTGGCCGACGTCGACAAGAAGGTCGCCGGCCTGTACGACATGATCCACCCGAACCAGTCCGAGACCGCCACGGTGCGCTCGCTGTTCGTGATCGACCCCAAGAAGAAGGTGCGCCTGATCATCACCTACCCGATGAGCACCGGCCGCAACTTCGATGAAGTGCTGCGCGTGCTGGACGCCCTGCAGCTGACCGACGGCTACACCGTGGCCACGCCGGGCAACTGGAAGGACGGCGACGACGTGATCATTCCGCTGTCGGTCAAGGACGAGGAAGTGATCAAGCAGAAGTACCCGAAGGGCTACAAGTCCCCGCGTCCTTACCTGCGCATCACTCCGCAGCCGAACAAGTAAGACCGGGCCGCGGCAAGCATTGCGGCAGCAAAGAAAGCGCTCCTCCGGGGGCGCTTTTTGTTTGCCCGATGCAATGCTTCACTGCGGC
This genomic window contains:
- a CDS encoding peroxiredoxin, coding for MTLRLGDTAPDFEQESSIGKIKFHDWAGDSWIVLFSHPADFTPVCTTELGLTAKLKPEFDKRNVKAIALSVDGAEAHQQWIKDIEDTQQTVVGFPIVADVDKKVAGLYDMIHPNQSETATVRSLFVIDPKKKVRLIITYPMSTGRNFDEVLRVLDALQLTDGYTVATPGNWKDGDDVIIPLSVKDEEVIKQKYPKGYKSPRPYLRITPQPNK